The following coding sequences are from one Nicotiana tomentosiformis chromosome 3, ASM39032v3, whole genome shotgun sequence window:
- the LOC104100458 gene encoding large ribosomal subunit protein eL36z-like gives MAPPNSGLAVGLNKGHVVTKKELAPRPSDRKGKTSKRVLFVRSLIREVAGFAPYEKRITELLKVGKDKRALKVAKRKLGTHKRAKKKREEMSSVLRKMRATGGAEKKK, from the exons ATGGCGCCGCCGAATTCAGGTTTAGCTGTGGGTCTGAACAAAGGCCATGTTGTCACCAAGAAGGAGTTAGCTCCTCGCCCTTCTGACAGAAAAGGG AAAACAAGCAAAAGAGTCCTCTTTGTCAGGAGCCTCATCAGAGAAGTTGCTGGATTTGCGCCATATGAGAAGAGGATTACTGAGCTTCTCAAGGTTGGAAAGGACAAACGTGCCTTGAAGGTAGCCAAGAGGAAGTTGGGTACTCACAAGAGGGCAAAGAAGAAGAGAGAGGAGATGTCAAGCGTTCTCCGTAAGATGAG GGCCACCGGAGGTGCTGAAAAGAAGAAGTGA